DNA from Prunus persica cultivar Lovell chromosome G6, Prunus_persica_NCBIv2, whole genome shotgun sequence:
GTCGGTTGCAAGCGCCGCGTAATAAGAAAGAAGGGGTGATAGAAGCAGAGCCCACAACACACAAAAGCCAAAACCCAAAcccagggaaaaaaaaaggagaaacttCTTGGTCGGTGCACTGCGCACATAAGATAAAGCTTCCAACTTTCCATCTGTCCAAATCCGAATCCAATACATCTTCCTATACGATTTGGGTCAGTTAAAGTCACAGTTTCAGTGTGTTTTGTGTGTAATTTGTGCGTGAGAGGCCGAGGCTGTTAGTTGGAACGTTGAACCAGCgagagagacagacagagagTCCATATTGGTTGCTATATTTATCGACAcaccaaccaaaacaaaaatcataaaagCAAGACCcaattttttaggtttttttctttgcaagGGGAAAACATATGGACCAACGTTTTTGGCGGTCCGTTTTTGCTTCCTTGCCTTGTAAACTGCAGTGTTTTTGCCTTGCCTTACTCGCCTACCCGctttattatttattcaaCTATCCCCATGGcttgttttaattaaagattgtttgtctttccttctttgttttcaGACCACTCAAACTGCAAATCGGAGATCGTGAAaatcccaaaaccaattgatgGATTGGTAGCCATAAGTTGGGAAATATGCAATAGGCAATAGGGCAATAGGcgatatatatacatatatatagctgTGAGTTGACAGACAGGTGAGTGAAAGCTTAAATCTTTGGACAGAATGTGGAGATGGTGGAGAAGCAGTGGTATGGTGATGAAGCAAGTGGTTGGTAGCAACCACCTTGGGAAGCCCAACAGCCCCTACCCATGTATTGGGCAGGTGTTTGGATTAAAGGGTTTTGCAAAACAAGAATGTGGGTTGTTGACAAATCCGGcaatatcttcatcatcacttATACCCAGAAGGACACTGTCATCTTCTGATGATTTCAATGGAGCAGGAGAGATCaacagaggaggaggaggaggaggaggaggagagaccATATCTTTTGCAGAGGCCAAGAGGCTGATGAGGCTTGTCAATGTGGAGGCTTTGAAGATGAGGCTTGGTGCTGAAGGAAAAGAGGCCATACCATATTCTGATCTTATTGAGGCCTGTCAAAGCATTGGGGTTGCCAGATCTCCAGAGGAGGCTGCAGCTTTTGCTCGAGTGCTTGATGAGGCTGGTGTAATCCTTCTCTTTCGGGACAAGGTCCTCCTTCATCCTAATAGGGTATGCCACCTCCAACTAGGTCTAATTTATAGCTTAAACGAAATTTAACTTTCAACTTATGTCATATTATGCTTTTCTCATTGGCCCTTTTAGTTTTAAGAACACTGAGTGATGCCTTCGCCTCTTGGAAAAAAGGTTTGGGACACGTTTATCCGTACTTGCATTGGTTGGCCCTCCGGCTGGCCCCTCTTCAATTCTTTTCCCCAGTATTCCCTTGACCTTTTCGGTTTTTACGTTGATGCTTTAAATTTTAAAGCTGTGATTACGGGATTATCAAGTGCACAGAGGATCACATGTTGGGTCTTTATCTCTTTAGACCtacaaattgaaggaaaaggaaactaaatgagaattattttcaaagatgAAAACTTTATAAATTCAATACTACCAAGCGTAGGAGGAGATGCACCAGGTTTTAGTGTTAATTAACTACCCTGTCAGGTCTTAGTATCCCATCAAAAAGCTCAAATAAATTTCTGACTATAAAGAGGTTCCTATGGTTTGCCCCTGTGCTTCGGAATTTGGGCAGATCCCAGCAACTTGTCTTCTTTTGCTTCTTGCTCAGTTTTTATGTATTCACCAAACGCAACATAGTATTTTGATAATTCTTTTGGGGTTCAATCTATGTGCTTTTAGATTCTATTGTTCCACGTCTGTGattgtgattttgaatttttacatTAGTACTTTGGCAGTTTTATGTGGTGTTTAGACTTCTCATCTTTCAAGTCTAATGCAGAGATTCCAATTATGTCCATGTTGTGGTCTAGTGTTTTTAAAAGATGAGAAGAATTTGAGCTAGTCATGAGAGTTTTcttaaatacaaatatatatttttgaaggCCTTACGTTATGTTGACTCGTGCTGCTCCATTTCATTCCTAAATGTTCAGGTTGTGGAGCTGGTTCAAAGAGCAGTACCCCTTGTCCTGACTCCTGAAGATGACCCCATGTGGGAGGAGTTAAAGGTGCTGcaggagaagaaggaagaaattgATGTGCAGGCACATAAGCAGGTTCGGCGCATTCTCTGGTCCGGTCTGGTGCTAGTTGTGGCACAACTCGGGCTCTTTTTCAGGCTAACATATTGGGACTTCTCGTGGGATGTAGTGGAACCACTTGCATATTTCACAACAACAACTTGCATAGGCATAGGCTATGCCTACTTCTTGATCACTTCAAGAGATCCGACTTACCAAGATCTGATGAAGAGGCTTTTTCTCAGGAGGCAGAGGAAACTCATCAAGAGGCATAATTTTGATGTTGAAAGATTCAAAGAGATACAGAAAAAATGCGGCGCACCTCTACATGCGAGTGCCTCGATTAAGAATCGGGTAGGCATGGAAGTGGAGCTGGACGATGCTTTGCATAGGGAGTAACACTttccattttgatttttttggcgGGGGTTGGGAAAAAACGCAGGAGGTTATTAACACTTCTGTTGGTTCCAATCTGGCCTCTCCTGTTTTTATGTAGGTAGGGCCCataatttttgaatttaacCCGTTGTTTCTGACCTACCCTTCAATTATTTGGCACTAAATGTCATGCAGCTTCTGCTTTAACTAGGAAGAATGTAATGGATACTGCTTTGCTTAACTAGTTGCATCCACTGTGTTCTCTTATTGGTAAGAATGCACAATGCTGCCTGTATCAAATCCAGTATTGCTCATTACTTTctatcattatttttttccttgccTTGGGTAATATTATAGGGGATCACATTATGAACCACATCTTTGATACAAGTATGACCACTTGTACGGATACGGATCAGATGAGTTTTAGAGATGTGAAATGTGATTCAAACAGTTTACCCTTTTCTAACTTTAGATTGTTGTGTTATTTTCATatcaagttcaaatttcaggtCTTCtgaaaagggaaagaaagaacagaagCTGCTGAACATtgcaaataaattataatcatATTGGCTCTCGCTATCAAGTAACCAAAACATGTTTCAAAGGACAAGTCCATTAAGCAATTTGACAaccttagaaaaaaaaaaggagaattaGATGATCATATACATGTTGTTCTTTCTATATATCAGAAAGTCACCTTCAAGACAACTGAGTAGATCAATGACAGATTTCTCTTCAGATCCATTGAAGTGCTCCAAAATCTCTGCGAGAGTAACCTGCAAAGCATTCACgtttttgttatttagttTTTACATTGCCATGCTGTCAAAGAGTGAggataataaatattttcatttgacTAAGTTGACTTACCCCATCTTTGTTCTTAAGCCAATTGAATAAGGAACTCTCTGTTGCCTTCAATGCAATAGAATTTCCGTCATCTGGACTACTTAGTTTTTGGCGTTTCTTTGAGAGTGCATCCTCAAAATGTACTTTGGGTAGCTTCACTGTTTGTCCCCAGGTTAAGGGAACAGAAgcagtttcttcattttcaccCAAGGTTGCAACTGAGTTTTGGACCAAGGTTTCAGCTTCACAAGGTCCTTCAATGGGGGATGTACGAGTAGAACATGGTGACGATTCTGTTTCCTTGTTCGAAAGTTGACCAGCTTTTTGTGCATTGTGGAGGTTAGATGGAATCACGTCCAGAGATATGCCATACTTTTGCATTGCCAGGCAAGTCTTGATGTGTCCATAACTTATCTGGCATAGTCAAACAGTTTCAATCAGATTCTGGAACTAAATGGCCTGTATATTTAAGTCTTAAGTGCATATAAAAATAGATTCAAGTGACAGAGACACATTAATCACCATAATTAAACGAGAACTCCCAAAACAAGGGAAAGGTTTTGAAGCTCACATCTTCTGGTAATTCTTCCTTGATAGGCTTCAACTTTTCACTAGAGCCAACCTTTGAAATGGCACACTGAATATCTGAGAAAACTTTACGCGTCAGCCCAACCTCATCACATAATCTGATCCAATCAATTTCACATCCTTCTTGAGCAGCGTCCATCAGATATTCATGAACAGTCAGCTCTTTAATAGGAGCTGGTCTACCAGGGAAGTTCTatgattgaaaaaattgaaagttacAAAGGATTGAAGCATGAAAGAAAGGTAATAAACCGTAGTAAATACTGAATATTGAAAAGCATACAGCAATTTTCCGAATTGAGAGACCCTCTTCATGCCACATCTTCCAAGCTTCAAACTTTGCTGGCGTTaacttttttggttggttggaTACTGGATAGACTTTTCTTGTAAAAGCAGTTTGTACAGTTGCCTCTCCATCCAACGTAAGATTTAGTCCTTGTGATAGATCCTGGATTATACGCAGAAAATTGTTTCCATGTGCCACTACAAGGTGCTACAACATATATAAAGTTGACATTTAGCCTTCATATATATTAGAAAAAGTTGAAAGAGCAGGAAaagttaaatgaaaaaaaaaaggtgttccttttatattttttctcggatgaagtcattgaatcttcaattatatataaaaattgcaGGATGCACTAAGCTATGACTAGGTGGAATGAGAGCCCAACCAACTGTTTGTTCCGTGAAGGAAACAGAACCAGGATATTGTTAAGGACCAGCAGAAGTTTAGTGCATATTATGTACTCTCTTGCTTAGAAGTACAACACTTCTCTACATTTGATCTGCTTTTGAGGCATTTGAAAAACATTCAGGCATTCACAAAATTCAATTCTTGCCGAAAGAATGCTTCTAGTATTGAATTGAACCATGCATTAAAGCGTGTGTAGAAATTCCATGTTACTCCAGTAAGATTATTTAATATACTGTGagtttataattattattatttgcctTGGCAAGGCACTGTAGTGTTCAACCCTGCCCAAAAACTTTTGGCTAGTTAGTTGTGCCCATGTCCAGTAAATATTCCGGATAGCACTAAAAGCCATAAGTAAAAGTGTGGCAGAACTGAACAGACGTATCAGTCTCCAAACCTGTTTCACATAAATGTGAAACTTTGATAATGTATCAAAACCTCATAGTTAAGAATTtgcaattttgaaaagaaattgtTTAACTACGAGGGCTTAGTTAGTTTGCTACTCAAAGCTAAGATCCTGGTTAAGAAATGATTTGCTATCGCACTGGTGATAGTCATATATACAGAAAGCTTTGCTATTGCCCCCTACAAGACATACCTGATTGACACCATCAATGTTTGCCAACCTTGCTTTGGTAGATGGTCTTGTTAaagcaatttttttgataGTTTGATCACCACAAATAGCATATCtgcaaagagaaaaatatggaTGAAACTCAATGtttggttaaaaaaaaaaaaaaagctttctAGACAAATTAttgaataaattattttagatTGGTCGCCTTGATTATATAACTAAAAAGAGATCCTACGGTGCAGTTCCAATGGCTCTTGCaagcttccttctctcttctagAAGCAGGTGGTAGAGTTGTTTCTCAGCCTGAGAGCAATAAAAATGCATAAAGAAGGTAAAAGTATGAATGACCAAATAATAAAACAGAGAGATGCAAAACAAACATGTGAAAGAAAAACTTTGGACCCACATTTATCATATGCCAAGAGCAACCATAAAActttatgttgtttttcaaGTACACATGCCTCACTGGTTCAGTCATCTAAATTTTTCTGGCAACGTTTCAAAGGAAGctgaaggaaaggaaaaactaCTGAATAAAAAGGACAAGGATGATTTACTAGATTTGTCGAGAAAAGAGattatatttttaactttCCATGGTTATAGCGTGTTTGTTAAGGcatgcaaaacaagaaacttttttgGGCAGATCTGATGCCAACATTTTCTCAATGACTCAATTTATACAGTCAAGGATGACAACAGACAACGATGAAAAGATCAAATATTTGAGGTGAATGAACATAATAGTGCTAAAATTACCAACCTCTGAAAATCCTTCACATTCCACAGTAGCCAAACTTTTAATTTCTCCAACTTCACCCGAGGCATGTTTATTGTCCTCATCATCTACCATTTCACTGGTCACTGGCAAGATTAGGGGTGCTTGATGATCAGGCCCAGCAGAACTAAGAAATTGGTACCCTTTTGGACTAACACTGATgcatgagaaaaaaaattctatcaatttttttttgagttttgtaaaagtagtttaaaaaaaagagaaagggacCTATTATCGATGACAGAGAAGTGTCATTTTCTGATGGCATCCAATATCATTAAAAAGCATAGACTTGGAAAATAATCATTATAAAGTTTTACGTTTTACAAAAACAGTATAAATGAGAGAACACTGTACCTTACAGTTCTGTATATGTCATTTACTGTTTCCATCAAATAACCTGTATTATGCAGAGAAATTAAATTCCATTTAGGGCAAGAACTGAATACATGAAGCCTCAACATATAAATCAGATGAATAATCAATGACAATGAACTTATGTAGTTAATAAAACAAACTGCTTATTTCTCAGTCTCACTACTTATCAGTTGTAACTACGTAGCTAAGACTTCTAAAAATTCTACAGATGCATAGTGAATGAAATTAAATCCATCAATAGATATATGTATGTCCTAGTAAAAGCTATATCACACCCTTTGCAAGCTAAAACAATCCAAATACAATGATTCTGAGGGATGTGAAATTGTCACCTCAATGTAATGGTAAAGAGGATAGCGCTAACCTAGTAAACTCTTATTTAAATGATATATGAGGTATCAAGTTTCAAAACATGTCAGTCATACAACCCAGACTCTACATTTTATGGAGCAAAAGtgtaacaaaattttcaactgaATGACAAAATAACCCAATGGAACTCACCAAGGGTACAGTAATAAACAGATATATGGAAGGCAGAACCCACTAATCTGAACCTTACAGTAGGTTCCACATTCTACTGGTAGAAAGTTCATGTCAAGCTACAATCCTAGGCAATGTGCCCATTACATCGTTAACACCCAATAGTCCAACTTATAAAACTACCCCTAGACGTAACACATAAGAATTGGTGAATTTCTTAAGCATTCATACGCCTAAAGTATTAAAAAGTCAAACATTATAAACATTATACTTAGAGCAATGAGACCCATTGATAGAGTATTAATAATTTGTAAAGATCTTGTTGTGCATTAATTACAGTTCACTATAATTGAGAAGTGTGTCCTCATATACCAGATGAAATTAATTGGTAACCAAGTGCTTTCCACCAATTTGAAGAATAGTCCTTCCCAAGTCCATGTAGTGGAAGCTTGTCATATTGGggatcaataattttttttgcctgTATGCCATAGGGAAAAGTCACTATCATCAGTAATACAACAACCACGCAAAAGTTGAAAAAGAAAcaggaaatgaaaaatgatgGGAGCTTTCAGAAAGAACAGAGGTTGACAGAAGCTAATTGTATACAACTGTGACAATTAAACCAGACTTCAGCAATTCCTATCAAACACTACAAACTTCCActcctattttttatttttttttaaacaaagaaGTTACAATTGTCAGCTACTGTCACTCACATAACTCGATCACTAGCAAAAACATAAGTTTCTCCTTCTCCAAGCTTCTCttttttatctatttttttttgggtggcaGAGTTGAGGAAATATCTTAGATAGGAATGAGACCATGAGATCAAAGGCCAAAGCATAATTTATCCATACTAAAGCATTTTCAACTCTTTGAACTCCTGGATCATTGAAAGCTAAACATTTACATTTGAGATTCTTGATTTAAGCCACTAAAagtaacaaatgaaaaagacCAAAAGCCAATCAAAAAGAAGGAATGAACTAATTATGCACCTTTATCAATGATAAACATatgtttcaaaataaaaacagataaAAACTTACTCGAGAGCCACGAAGAATGTCTACAGGCATATTGAGACCCCATTTACTCCCACATGATTGAATGCAGGCCATTAGAAGAAATGCTTCTCTAGACATGTCCCGCTCCCTCTTTGAGGAAATGCAGTTATCACAAGTGCCTACAAGAACAATTCAATCAATCACATAATAATTGGTTCAATTTAAGCTGAAAGCTTATTTATAGTGGAATACTGATATGATGCTATAGCTgtaaaacaattattttttattttaatattgtaGCTTAAAAACATTTTGAGAAACAACTTAAACGACAATTAAACTATCAAGCTATCAAGCAGTCCAATCATGTTGCACATGAAATTTTATCATTGCTGCCATGTCCACCACCAGCATGTTCTACTAATTTagtaataagaaaaaaggtcCAGAATTTCCCCTAACAAAGAAATCCCTAGCATCAAAAGCTAGCAGTGAGTAAATTAGGCAGATGATCGGACTATAACACATGAATACAAGTTGAAACCTAAACATTGATATTTAAGGAGACTTGAACACAttcattttaataaataaagaagaccCATACCACATTTATCAGCTGAAACTTTCTCCCCAAAGTGACCAAGCAAGAACTTCCTTCGGCAAGTTGTCAGTAAACAATACTGTTGTGCTGCCATCAATGACTCAACGACAGCTCTACGTTGACTTTCCTGGCAATTAGCAGTCAAAAACCATGGGGGCAGTTAAATGGATTCAAACACAAGCTTAACAGCAAAAACATGCCAAAAAGAAAGCCACTTTCAAATGAAATTAACCAACAAATTCAGTTACATAACTTGGTCATGTATTgcattaaagaaaatttgggaaaatattaaagaaaatctTCGAAACATATTTAGCGACATCCTACAAGAGAAATGACAGAAACACTTACTGTTTGTAACTCTCCAACATAAAAGTCAGATTTTGCAAAGTCACTTCTAGTGTAATAAAGCCAGCAAACAGACGCCACACCATCTCTGCCGCAGCGTCCACTTTCCTGGTAATAGGACTCCAAACTCTTTGGGCACCCATAATGTATCACTTGCCTTATGTTTGGCTTATCAATACCCATGCCAAAAGCAATTGTAGCAACCATGACATCTAATTCATCTCTTATAAATAATCTGATGAAA
Protein-coding regions in this window:
- the LOC18775062 gene encoding calcium uniporter protein 6, mitochondrial → MWRWWRSSGMVMKQVVGSNHLGKPNSPYPCIGQVFGLKGFAKQECGLLTNPAISSSSLIPRRTLSSSDDFNGAGEINRGGGGGGGGETISFAEAKRLMRLVNVEALKMRLGAEGKEAIPYSDLIEACQSIGVARSPEEAAAFARVLDEAGVILLFRDKVLLHPNRVVELVQRAVPLVLTPEDDPMWEELKVLQEKKEEIDVQAHKQVRRILWSGLVLVVAQLGLFFRLTYWDFSWDVVEPLAYFTTTTCIGIGYAYFLITSRDPTYQDLMKRLFLRRQRKLIKRHNFDVERFKEIQKKCGAPLHASASIKNRVGMEVELDDALHRE
- the LOC18773422 gene encoding uncharacterized protein LOC18773422, which gives rise to MIKMQSMQAVLKQYFGFSSFRPYQKDVIDKIIEGNDSLIVMATGSGKSLCYQVPPLVVGKTGVVVSPLISLMQDQVMSLKQRGIRAEFMGSSQTDSTVQNRAESGQFDILYMTPEKACLIPASFWSKLLSVGICLFAVDEAHCISEWGHDFRVEYKKLDKLRGILVDVPFIALTATATEKVRTDIVNSLKMQNPYVTIGSFDRPNLFYGVKSFNRGQSFVHELVQEVSKFVRRDGSTIIYCTTIKDVEQVFKSLKELGIKVGTYHGQMDSKARAESHRLFIRDELDVMVATIAFGMGIDKPNIRQVIHYGCPKSLESYYQESGRCGRDGVASVCWLYYTRSDFAKSDFYVGELQTESQRRAVVESLMAAQQYCLLTTCRRKFLLGHFGEKVSADKCGTCDNCISSKRERDMSREAFLLMACIQSCGSKWGLNMPVDILRGSRAKKIIDPQYDKLPLHGLGKDYSSNWWKALGYQLISSGYLMETVNDIYRTVSVSPKGYQFLSSAGPDHQAPLILPVTSEMVDDEDNKHASGEVGEIKSLATVECEGFSEAEKQLYHLLLEERRKLARAIGTAPYAICGDQTIKKIALTRPSTKARLANIDGVNQHLVVAHGNNFLRIIQDLSQGLNLTLDGEATVQTAFTRKVYPVSNQPKKLTPAKFEAWKMWHEEGLSIRKIANFPGRPAPIKELTVHEYLMDAAQEGCEIDWIRLCDEVGLTRKVFSDIQCAISKVGSSEKLKPIKEELPEDISYGHIKTCLAMQKYGISLDVIPSNLHNAQKAGQLSNKETESSPCSTRTSPIEGPCEAETLVQNSVATLGENEETASVPLTWGQTVKLPKVHFEDALSKKRQKLSSPDDGNSIALKATESSLFNWLKNKDGVTLAEILEHFNGSEEKSVIDLLSCLEGDFLIYRKNNMYMII